The Candidatus Delongbacteria bacterium region TAAAAATTTTATGGGATAATGGACCATCTACTGTTAGATTTATAAATGAAGAGCAAAACAGAAATGAGAAAACAGGATACACAACTACACTAAAAGTTATGCAGATTATGTATGATAAGGGATTTTTAGATAGAGATGAAAGTTCAAGGAGTCATATCTATAAAACTAAAATTAAAGAGTCTGATACAAAAAATGGCTTGTTATCAAATCTTCTAAATAATATATTTGGAGGGTCAACAAGCAAAATGGTGCTTCAAGCTCTCGGCACCAACGAAACAACAAAGGAAGAAAGAGATCAAATTAGAGAGTTACTTGATAAATTGGAGAATAAAAACTAAATGAATAATATGCAGGCTTACATAAGTTCATTTGTTATAAATTCTATATGGATTGGATTAGTGATATCCATTATAGTAAAAATCTTGAATCCATCATCAGTAGATTTAAAGAAAAGATATATCTTTTATCTTTTTAGTTTATTTTCAATACCTTTTATTTCTCTTTTTTTTACTGTTATTAATACTTCAGTTTTGACAAGTTTTCTTGACAATAGTTTTGGGATTTTTTTAGAAAAAGATTCACCAATAATTGTAAAGATAGTTTCCGCTTTAT contains the following coding sequences:
- a CDS encoding BlaI/MecI/CopY family transcriptional regulator translates to MKVKPTSKELEILKILWDNGPSTVRFINEEQNRNEKTGYTTTLKVMQIMYDKGFLDRDESSRSHIYKTKIKESDTKNGLLSNLLNNIFGGSTSKMVLQALGTNETTKEERDQIRELLDKLENKN